A portion of the Streptomyces sp. NBC_00376 genome contains these proteins:
- a CDS encoding GntR family transcriptional regulator: MTPPVVHSLREQIREHIVDGIVSGRWKPGERIVERRIATELEVSQTPVREALRELETLRLIESAPNKGVRVRNLTAADLEESYPVRAGLEQIAAELAAPALGEDCSRLTPYVTALYEADRLADGEAQVRHTVGFHREMVRAAGNAVLLHTWEGLGIEVFTALSIRWLGTVQKSYAEEHEALIEAFLRKDPDIGVLAKAHVLGCAPRA, from the coding sequence ATGACCCCGCCCGTCGTCCACTCGCTGCGCGAACAGATCCGCGAGCACATCGTGGACGGGATCGTCAGCGGGCGCTGGAAGCCCGGTGAGCGGATCGTGGAGCGCCGGATCGCCACCGAGCTTGAGGTCAGCCAGACGCCCGTGCGCGAGGCGCTGCGGGAGCTGGAGACGCTCCGGCTGATCGAGTCGGCGCCCAACAAGGGCGTACGGGTCCGCAATCTGACCGCCGCCGACCTGGAGGAGAGCTATCCGGTACGGGCCGGCCTGGAGCAGATCGCGGCGGAGCTGGCGGCGCCGGCCCTCGGCGAGGACTGCTCGCGCCTCACGCCGTACGTGACGGCGCTCTACGAGGCGGACCGGCTGGCCGACGGCGAGGCGCAGGTACGGCACACCGTGGGCTTCCACCGCGAGATGGTGCGGGCCGCCGGGAACGCGGTGCTGCTGCACACCTGGGAGGGGCTGGGCATCGAGGTGTTCACCGCCCTGTCGATCCGGTGGCTGGGCACGGTGCAGAAGTCGTACGCGGAGGAGCACGAGGCGCTCATCGAGGCGTTCCTGCGCAAGGACCCGGACATCGGGGTGCTGGCCAAGGCCCACGTACTCGGCTGCGCGCCGCGCGCCTGA
- the sucB gene encoding 2-oxoglutarate dehydrogenase, E2 component, dihydrolipoamide succinyltransferase: MSVSVTLPALGESVTEGTVTRWLKAEGERVEADEPLLEVSTDKVDTEIPAPAAGILAAIKVAEDETVEVGAELAVIDDGTGAPVAAAAPAAEPAAAPAPVAEAPAAAPAPAAEAPAAAAPAGGAAGTDVTLPALGESVTEGTVTRWLKEVGEEVTEDEPLLEVSTDKVDTEIPAPVSGVLLEIVVAEDETAEVGAKLAVIGAAGAAPAAAPAPAAPAPVAAPAPAPAAAAPAPAAPAPAPAPVAPAAPAPVAAAPVAAPAPVAAAPVAAPAPVTPAAPAATSADDGAYVTPLVRKLAAENGVDLGSVKGTGVGGRIRKQDVVAAAEAARAAAAAPAPAAAVAPAASKAPKLEASPLRGQTVKMTRMRKVIGDNMMKALHSQAQLTSVVEVDVTKLMKLRNKAKDAFAAREGVKLSPMPFYVKAAAQALKAHPVINARINEDEGTITYFDSENIGIAVDAEKGLMTPVIKGAGDLNIAGISKKTAELAGKARGGGLTPDDMSGATFTISNTGSRGALFDTVIVPPNQAAILGIGATVKRPAVIETEEGTVIGVRDMTYLSLSYDHRLVDGADAARYLTSVKAILEAGEFEVELGL; this comes from the coding sequence ATGTCGGTTTCCGTAACCCTTCCGGCGCTCGGCGAGAGCGTCACCGAGGGCACTGTCACCCGCTGGCTGAAGGCCGAGGGCGAGCGCGTCGAGGCCGACGAGCCGTTGCTCGAGGTTTCGACCGACAAGGTCGACACCGAGATCCCGGCCCCCGCGGCCGGCATCCTGGCCGCCATCAAGGTCGCCGAGGACGAGACCGTCGAGGTCGGCGCCGAGCTGGCCGTCATCGACGACGGCACGGGTGCGCCCGTGGCCGCCGCGGCTCCGGCCGCCGAGCCCGCGGCCGCCCCGGCGCCGGTCGCCGAGGCCCCCGCCGCCGCTCCGGCCCCCGCGGCCGAGGCTCCGGCCGCCGCCGCACCGGCCGGTGGCGCCGCCGGTACCGACGTCACCCTCCCGGCGCTCGGCGAGAGCGTCACCGAGGGCACCGTCACCCGCTGGCTGAAGGAGGTCGGCGAGGAGGTCACGGAGGACGAGCCCCTCCTGGAGGTCTCCACGGACAAGGTCGACACCGAGATCCCGGCCCCGGTTTCCGGTGTGCTGCTGGAGATCGTCGTCGCCGAGGACGAGACCGCCGAGGTCGGCGCCAAGCTCGCCGTCATCGGTGCCGCGGGCGCTGCCCCGGCCGCCGCTCCGGCTCCGGCCGCGCCGGCCCCCGTGGCCGCCCCGGCCCCGGCTCCGGCCGCTGCCGCCCCGGCTCCGGCCGCCCCCGCTCCGGCTCCGGCCCCGGTGGCGCCCGCCGCCCCGGCGCCCGTGGCCGCCGCCCCGGTCGCCGCCCCGGCGCCCGTGGCCGCCGCTCCGGTCGCCGCTCCGGCTCCGGTCACCCCGGCCGCTCCGGCCGCGACCTCCGCTGACGACGGCGCGTACGTCACGCCGCTGGTCCGCAAGCTCGCCGCCGAGAACGGCGTCGACCTGGGCTCGGTCAAGGGCACCGGCGTCGGTGGCCGCATCCGCAAGCAGGACGTCGTCGCCGCCGCGGAGGCCGCCAGGGCCGCCGCAGCCGCCCCGGCTCCGGCCGCCGCCGTTGCTCCGGCCGCCTCGAAGGCGCCGAAGCTGGAGGCGTCCCCGCTGCGCGGTCAGACGGTCAAGATGACCCGCATGCGCAAGGTCATCGGCGACAACATGATGAAGGCCCTGCACTCGCAGGCCCAGCTGACCTCGGTCGTCGAGGTCGACGTCACCAAGCTGATGAAGCTGCGCAACAAGGCGAAGGACGCGTTCGCCGCCCGCGAGGGCGTCAAGCTGTCCCCGATGCCGTTCTACGTCAAGGCGGCGGCCCAGGCGCTGAAGGCCCACCCGGTCATCAACGCCCGGATCAACGAGGACGAGGGCACCATCACGTACTTCGACTCGGAGAACATCGGCATCGCCGTGGACGCCGAGAAGGGTCTGATGACCCCGGTCATCAAGGGTGCGGGCGACCTGAACATCGCCGGTATCTCGAAGAAGACCGCCGAGCTGGCCGGCAAGGCCCGCGGCGGCGGCCTGACGCCGGACGACATGTCCGGTGCCACCTTCACCATCAGCAACACCGGCTCGCGCGGTGCGCTGTTCGACACCGTCATCGTGCCGCCGAACCAGGCAGCCATCCTGGGCATCGGTGCCACGGTCAAGCGTCCGGCGGTCATCGAGACCGAGGAGGGCACCGTCATCGGTGTCCGCGACATGACGTACCTGTCGCTCTCCTACGACCACCGTCTGGTGGACGGCGCGGACGCCGCCCGTTACCTGACCTCGGTCAAGGCGATCCTGGAGGCCGGTGAGTTCGAGGTCGAGCTCGGCCTCTGA
- the lpdA gene encoding dihydrolipoyl dehydrogenase: MANDASTVFDLVILGGGSGGYAAALRGAQLGLDVALIEKGKVGGTCLHNGCIPTKALLHAGEIADQARESEQFGVKATFEGIDIDAVHKYKDDVISGLYKGLQGLIASRKVTYIEGEGRLSSPTSVDVNGQRVQGRHVLLATGSVPKSLPGLEIDGNRIISSDHALKLDRVPKSAIVLGGGVIGVEFASAWTSFGTDVTIIEGLKHLVPVEDENSSKLLERAFRKRGIKFNLGTFFQSAEYTQDGVRVTLADGKTFDAEVLLVAIGRGPVSQGLGYEEAGVAMDRGYVLVDEYMQTNVPTISAVGDLAPTLQLAHVGFAEGILVAERLAGLKTVPIDYDGVPRVTYCHPEVASVGITEAKAKELYGADKVVALKYNLAGNGKSKILKTAGEIKLVQVKDGAVVGVHMVGDRMGEQVGEAQLIYNWEALPAEVAQLIHAHPTQNEAMGEAHLALAGKPLHSHD, encoded by the coding sequence GTGGCGAACGACGCCAGCACCGTTTTCGACCTAGTGATCCTCGGCGGTGGTAGCGGCGGTTACGCCGCGGCCCTGCGCGGAGCGCAGCTGGGCCTGGACGTCGCTCTGATCGAGAAGGGCAAGGTCGGCGGCACCTGCCTGCACAACGGCTGTATCCCCACGAAGGCTCTGCTGCACGCCGGCGAGATCGCCGACCAGGCGCGCGAGTCCGAGCAGTTCGGTGTCAAGGCCACCTTCGAGGGCATCGACATCGACGCCGTCCACAAGTACAAGGACGACGTGATCTCGGGCCTGTACAAGGGTCTGCAGGGTCTCATCGCCTCGCGCAAGGTCACCTACATCGAGGGTGAGGGACGGCTCTCCTCCCCCACCTCGGTGGATGTGAACGGCCAGCGCGTCCAGGGCCGCCACGTGCTGCTCGCGACCGGCTCCGTGCCGAAGTCGCTGCCGGGCCTGGAGATCGACGGCAACCGCATCATCTCGTCGGACCACGCGCTCAAGCTGGACCGCGTCCCGAAGTCCGCGATCGTGCTGGGCGGCGGCGTCATCGGCGTCGAGTTCGCCTCGGCGTGGACGTCCTTCGGCACCGACGTGACGATCATCGAGGGCCTGAAGCACCTCGTCCCGGTCGAGGACGAGAACAGCTCGAAGCTTCTTGAGCGCGCCTTCCGCAAGCGCGGCATCAAGTTCAACCTCGGTACGTTCTTCCAGAGCGCCGAGTACACGCAGGACGGTGTCCGCGTGACCCTCGCCGACGGCAAGACCTTCGACGCCGAGGTGCTGCTGGTCGCCATCGGCCGCGGCCCGGTCTCGCAGGGCCTGGGCTACGAGGAGGCCGGCGTCGCGATGGACCGCGGTTACGTCCTCGTCGACGAGTACATGCAGACCAACGTGCCCACCATCTCGGCCGTGGGCGACCTGGCCCCGACGCTCCAACTCGCGCACGTCGGCTTCGCCGAGGGCATCCTGGTGGCGGAGCGGCTGGCCGGTCTGAAGACCGTTCCGATCGACTACGACGGTGTCCCGCGGGTGACGTACTGCCACCCCGAGGTCGCCTCCGTCGGCATCACCGAGGCCAAGGCCAAGGAGCTCTACGGCGCGGACAAGGTCGTCGCCCTGAAGTACAACCTCGCGGGCAACGGCAAGAGCAAGATCCTCAAGACCGCGGGCGAGATCAAGCTCGTCCAGGTCAAGGACGGTGCCGTGGTCGGCGTCCACATGGTCGGTGACCGTATGGGCGAGCAGGTCGGCGAAGCCCAGCTGATCTACAACTGGGAGGCGCTGCCCGCCGAGGTCGCGCAGCTCATCCACGCCCACCCGACGCAGAACGAGGCCATGGGCGAAGCCCACCTGGCCCTCGCCGGCAAGCCGCTGCACTCCCACGACTGA
- a CDS encoding leucyl aminopeptidase → MTALTLSTAGAATLRADALVVGIAKGAKGPVLAPGSEAVDKAFDGKLATVLEALGAAGAEGEVTKLPAPDGLKVPVVIAVGLGSVPKKDEAYDGEALRRAAGSAARALSGSKKAGFALPVESAEDAGAIAEGALLGAYAFTAYQGGENKLAPKGKKNGNGAKLPLGEVALLGTKPRDKAFKAAAERAVAVAEEINRSRDLINTPPNDLYPESFAAVATAAGKEHGIKVQVLDEKALVKGGFGGLLGVGQGSTHGPRLVKLAYTHPKAEKTLALVGKGITYDSGGISLKPAGHNETMKCDMSGAAAVFAAVVAASRLGLQVNVTGWLALAENMPSGNATRPGDVLRMYSGKTVEVLNTDAEGRLVLADALTRASEENPDAIVDVATLTGAMVLALGNRTFGIMANDDAFRTSIHEIAEEVGEASWPMPLPADLRKGMDSPTADIANMGERMGGGLVAGLFLQEFVGEGIAWAHLDIAGPAFHEGAPYGYTPKGGTGSAVRTLVRLAERTAAGDLG, encoded by the coding sequence GTGACTGCTCTCACTCTCAGCACTGCCGGTGCGGCGACGCTGCGCGCCGACGCACTCGTCGTCGGCATCGCCAAGGGAGCCAAGGGGCCGGTCCTCGCGCCGGGCTCCGAGGCCGTGGACAAGGCGTTCGACGGAAAGCTCGCCACCGTCCTTGAGGCCCTGGGCGCCGCAGGTGCCGAGGGCGAGGTGACCAAGCTCCCCGCGCCCGACGGCCTCAAGGTCCCGGTCGTCATCGCGGTCGGGCTCGGCTCCGTCCCGAAGAAGGACGAGGCGTACGACGGCGAGGCGCTGCGCCGCGCCGCCGGCTCGGCCGCCCGTGCCCTGTCCGGCTCGAAGAAGGCCGGCTTCGCGCTGCCCGTCGAGTCCGCCGAGGACGCCGGGGCGATCGCCGAGGGCGCGCTCCTGGGCGCGTACGCCTTCACCGCGTACCAGGGCGGCGAGAACAAGCTCGCCCCCAAGGGCAAGAAGAACGGCAACGGCGCGAAGCTGCCGCTCGGCGAGGTCGCCCTGCTCGGCACCAAGCCGCGCGACAAGGCGTTCAAGGCTGCCGCCGAGCGCGCCGTCGCGGTGGCCGAGGAGATCAACCGCTCCCGCGACCTGATCAACACCCCGCCGAACGACCTGTACCCCGAGTCCTTCGCCGCCGTGGCCACCGCCGCGGGCAAGGAGCACGGCATCAAGGTGCAGGTCCTCGACGAGAAGGCGCTCGTCAAGGGCGGCTTCGGCGGTCTGCTGGGCGTCGGCCAGGGCTCGACCCACGGCCCGCGCCTGGTGAAGCTCGCCTACACGCACCCGAAGGCGGAGAAGACCCTGGCCCTGGTCGGCAAGGGCATCACCTACGACTCGGGCGGCATCTCGCTGAAGCCGGCCGGCCACAACGAGACGATGAAGTGCGACATGAGCGGCGCCGCCGCCGTGTTCGCGGCCGTCGTCGCGGCCTCCCGCCTCGGCCTCCAGGTCAACGTGACCGGCTGGCTGGCGCTCGCCGAGAACATGCCGTCGGGCAACGCCACCCGCCCCGGTGACGTGCTGCGCATGTACAGCGGCAAGACCGTCGAGGTCCTCAACACGGACGCCGAGGGCCGGCTCGTCCTCGCCGACGCTCTGACCCGCGCCTCCGAGGAGAACCCGGACGCGATCGTCGACGTGGCGACCCTGACCGGCGCGATGGTGCTGGCGCTGGGCAACCGCACCTTCGGCATCATGGCGAACGACGACGCCTTCCGTACCTCCATCCACGAGATCGCCGAGGAGGTCGGCGAGGCCTCCTGGCCGATGCCGCTCCCCGCCGACCTGCGCAAGGGCATGGACTCCCCGACCGCCGACATCGCCAACATGGGCGAGCGGATGGGCGGCGGCCTGGTGGCCGGTCTGTTCCTGCAGGAGTTCGTGGGCGAGGGCATCGCCTGGGCGCACCTGGACATCGCAGGTCCGGCCTTCCACGAGGGCGCGCCGTACGGCTACACCCCCAAGGGCGGCACCGGTTCCGCGGTCCGCACGCTGGTCAGGCTGGCCGAGCGCACCGCCGCCGGCGACCTCGGCTGA
- a CDS encoding endo alpha-1,4 polygalactosaminidase, with amino-acid sequence MRARGVARVTGGSRALPVAVLILLALLAGCTSAPGPAGKDLWRPEPGTGWQWQLSGRLDPTVDVPVYDIDGFDHKASAVADLHRRGRKVICYLSTGAWEDFRPDAGKFPASVRGRGNGWEGEHWLDIRRTDILEPLMERRIQMCAEKGFDAVEPDNMDGYRNRTGFPLTAADQLRYNRLIARIAHRHGLAVGLKNDLGQIPELEPDFDFAVNEQCAQYEECGKLTPFVKAGKAVLHVEYELPLTRFCADSRRLGLSSLLKKYELGVWRQECPKGRAQNG; translated from the coding sequence ATGCGCGCCCGTGGGGTCGCACGCGTGACGGGAGGGAGCCGGGCGCTGCCCGTCGCCGTACTGATTCTGCTGGCCCTGCTGGCCGGCTGCACTTCGGCGCCCGGACCCGCCGGGAAGGACCTCTGGCGGCCGGAGCCCGGCACCGGCTGGCAGTGGCAGCTCTCCGGACGGCTGGATCCGACGGTGGACGTCCCGGTGTACGACATCGACGGCTTCGACCACAAGGCATCGGCGGTGGCCGATCTGCACCGCCGGGGCCGCAAGGTGATCTGCTATCTCTCCACCGGCGCCTGGGAGGACTTCCGTCCGGACGCCGGGAAGTTCCCCGCCTCGGTACGCGGCAGGGGCAACGGCTGGGAGGGGGAGCACTGGCTCGACATCCGCCGCACGGACATCTTGGAGCCGCTGATGGAGCGGCGGATCCAGATGTGCGCCGAGAAGGGGTTCGACGCGGTGGAGCCCGACAACATGGACGGCTACCGCAACCGCACCGGCTTCCCGCTGACCGCCGCCGACCAGTTGCGCTACAACCGGCTGATCGCCCGGATCGCCCACCGCCACGGGCTCGCCGTCGGCCTGAAGAACGACCTCGGGCAGATCCCGGAACTGGAGCCGGACTTCGACTTCGCGGTCAACGAGCAGTGCGCGCAGTACGAGGAGTGCGGGAAGCTCACCCCGTTCGTGAAGGCGGGCAAGGCCGTCCTCCACGTCGAGTACGAGCTGCCCCTCACCCGGTTCTGCGCCGATTCTCGGCGGCTGGGGCTCAGCTCGCTGCTGAAGAAGTACGAACTCGGCGTGTGGCGCCAGGAGTGCCCGAAGGGCCGCGCGCAGAACGGCTAA
- the cobS gene encoding adenosylcobinamide-GDP ribazoletransferase, giving the protein MTSLNSHGIRFAFGTLTVLPVRVTRWDREAARAGMLCAPLAGLVVGMLAAAAGGLLLLLGSGPLLAAVASAAVPAALTRGLHLDGLADTADGLGSGRPADDALRIMKQSDIGPFGVITLLFVLLAQVAALYELYGRGWVYGAVAAAVAAVTARLALTLASRRGVPPARPEGLGAAVAGTVTGRGAVAVGAVVVAGCAGAGALLGGYGALHHALAAVAALGVAQLLLRHCVRRFGGVTGDVFGALAETAATAALVVLTFG; this is encoded by the coding sequence GTGACCTCCCTGAACAGCCACGGCATCCGCTTCGCCTTCGGCACCCTGACCGTGCTCCCCGTCCGCGTCACCCGCTGGGACCGGGAGGCCGCCCGCGCCGGGATGCTGTGCGCGCCGCTGGCCGGCCTCGTCGTGGGGATGCTGGCGGCGGCGGCCGGCGGCCTGTTGCTGCTGCTCGGCTCGGGACCGCTGCTCGCCGCGGTCGCCTCGGCCGCCGTTCCCGCCGCGCTGACCCGGGGTCTGCATCTGGACGGTCTCGCGGACACCGCCGACGGCCTGGGCAGCGGCAGGCCCGCCGACGACGCCCTGCGGATCATGAAGCAGTCGGACATCGGTCCGTTCGGTGTGATCACCCTGCTGTTCGTGCTGCTGGCCCAGGTCGCGGCGCTGTACGAGCTGTACGGGCGGGGCTGGGTGTACGGCGCGGTGGCGGCGGCCGTCGCCGCGGTCACCGCCCGGCTCGCGCTCACCCTGGCCTCCCGCCGGGGCGTGCCGCCTGCCCGCCCGGAGGGGCTGGGTGCGGCGGTGGCGGGCACGGTCACGGGGCGGGGCGCGGTGGCGGTCGGGGCCGTGGTGGTCGCGGGCTGCGCGGGCGCCGGTGCGCTGCTCGGCGGGTACGGGGCGCTGCACCACGCGCTCGCCGCGGTGGCGGCGCTCGGTGTCGCCCAGCTCCTGCTGCGGCACTGCGTGCGGCGCTTCGGCGGGGTGACCGGCGACGTGTTCGGCGCGCTGGCGGAGACGGCGGCGACGGCGGCCCTGGTGGTCCTGACCTTCGGTTAG
- a CDS encoding phosphatidylglycerol lysyltransferase domain-containing protein, with protein sequence MGEVRLATDDCGRGTVRAPSTVRSRRSAAFAIWYLRVVSFINFLSAVWVTLGNDLRRHNTANYFTPYLLTAGFSSGVVALFLAITMRRRKRAAWIVNMVVSGVLLLLFALLIASPELRRYPQNWISLALTAAFVLALVLGRREFYAKGDRSNPKLAAVVAVGGLLVTSLIAAGLVTLTNTATDEYRATFLDRWRYGALRLVSVADNDAAFPGITTPGWVDVSINVLSTLLLIAVVYAAFRSRRAVDPITPEDEARLRALLEKHGDRDSLGYFSLRREKSVIWSPTGKAAVAYRVVGGVSLASGDPIGDPEAWPGAIGPWLAEAREHGWIPAVMGASEEGGTVYSRHGLDALELGDEAIVETAEFTLEGRAMRTVRQAYNRIGRAGYEVTVRRHADIPEAEMAELVRRADDWRDGATERGFSMALGRLGDPADGRCVMLECRNAPTEEGVPGELRAVLSFVPWGPNGLSLDLMRRDRDAENGLMEFMVIELLQRAQEIGITQVSLNFAMFRSVFERGSRLGAGPVLRLWRSMLSFFSRWWQIESLYRANAKYRPIWEPRFMLFEKSSDLLRIGVAAGRAEGFLEAPGLPKWLHRSQLGNDG encoded by the coding sequence ATGGGAGAGGTCCGATTGGCCACCGACGATTGCGGGCGGGGCACCGTCCGGGCACCGAGCACCGTCCGGTCGCGGCGCAGCGCGGCGTTCGCCATCTGGTACCTGCGCGTCGTGTCGTTCATCAATTTCCTGAGCGCCGTCTGGGTCACTCTCGGCAACGATCTGCGCCGCCACAACACGGCGAACTACTTCACCCCCTACCTGCTCACCGCGGGCTTCTCCTCCGGGGTCGTCGCCCTCTTCCTGGCGATCACCATGCGCCGCCGCAAGCGGGCCGCCTGGATCGTGAACATGGTGGTGAGCGGCGTACTGCTGCTCCTCTTCGCCCTGCTGATCGCGTCCCCCGAGCTCCGGCGGTATCCGCAGAACTGGATCTCGCTGGCGCTGACCGCCGCCTTCGTCCTGGCGCTGGTGCTCGGCCGGCGCGAGTTCTACGCGAAGGGCGACCGGTCCAACCCGAAGCTGGCGGCCGTCGTCGCGGTCGGCGGGCTGCTGGTCACCTCGCTGATCGCCGCGGGCCTGGTCACCCTGACCAACACCGCGACCGACGAATACCGCGCGACCTTCCTGGACCGCTGGCGCTACGGGGCGCTGAGGCTGGTCTCGGTCGCCGACAACGACGCCGCCTTCCCCGGGATCACCACCCCCGGCTGGGTCGACGTCTCCATCAACGTGCTCTCCACGCTGCTGCTGATCGCCGTCGTGTACGCGGCGTTCCGGTCCCGCCGGGCCGTCGACCCGATCACCCCCGAGGACGAGGCCCGGCTCCGGGCGCTGCTGGAGAAGCACGGCGACCGCGACTCGCTCGGCTACTTCTCGCTGCGCCGGGAGAAGAGCGTCATCTGGTCCCCGACCGGGAAGGCCGCCGTCGCCTACCGGGTGGTGGGCGGGGTCTCGCTCGCCTCCGGTGACCCCATCGGCGACCCGGAGGCCTGGCCGGGGGCGATCGGGCCATGGCTGGCCGAGGCCCGCGAGCACGGCTGGATCCCGGCGGTGATGGGAGCGAGCGAGGAGGGCGGCACCGTCTACTCGCGGCACGGCCTGGACGCCCTGGAGCTGGGCGACGAAGCGATCGTGGAGACTGCCGAGTTCACCCTCGAAGGGCGGGCGATGCGGACCGTCCGCCAGGCGTACAACCGGATCGGGCGCGCCGGGTACGAGGTGACCGTCCGCCGCCACGCGGACATCCCCGAGGCCGAGATGGCCGAACTGGTGCGGCGCGCCGACGACTGGCGCGACGGGGCGACCGAGCGCGGCTTCTCGATGGCGCTCGGCCGGCTCGGCGATCCGGCCGACGGCCGGTGCGTGATGCTCGAATGCCGCAACGCCCCCACCGAGGAGGGCGTGCCGGGCGAGTTGCGTGCCGTACTGAGCTTCGTGCCCTGGGGGCCGAACGGCCTCTCGCTGGACCTGATGCGCCGTGACCGGGACGCCGAGAACGGGCTGATGGAGTTCATGGTCATCGAACTCCTCCAGCGCGCCCAGGAGATCGGGATCACGCAGGTCTCACTGAACTTCGCGATGTTCAGGTCCGTCTTCGAGCGCGGTTCGCGGCTCGGCGCCGGACCGGTGCTCAGGCTCTGGCGCTCGATGCTCAGCTTCTTCTCGCGCTGGTGGCAGATCGAGTCGCTGTACCGCGCCAACGCCAAGTACCGGCCGATCTGGGAGCCACGCTTCATGCTGTTCGAGAAGAGTTCGGACCTGCTGCGCATCGGCGTCGCGGCGGGCCGTGCCGAAGGCTTCCTGGAGGCGCCCGGCCTGCCCAAGTGGCTGCACCGCTCGCAGCTGGGGAACGACGGATGA
- the cobT gene encoding nicotinate-nucleotide--dimethylbenzimidazole phosphoribosyltransferase gives MNLDDFSDLIERPDGGVRRDAEERRERMAVPVGALGRLDELGEWLSAAQQSVPVKAIEQPRVVLFAGDHGVAGLGVSGRAAGTAHELVRATLDGATPLAVLARQFSVPVRIVDAGLDCDPELLPESVVRHRVRRGSGRIDIEDALTAEEAEQAVRLGMAIADEEADSGTDLVVLGDLSVGGTTAAATLVAALCGTDASVVTGRGGTGIDDLAWMRKCAAIRDSLRRARPVLGDQMELLATVGGADLAAMTGFLLQCAVRRLPVILDGVVSAACALVGQRAAFRAPDWWLAGQASGEPAQAKALDRMALNPLLDHGVIVGEGSGALLALPLVRAAAALAAELPEREPVAEEEKDGAEEGAGAGAAAYGDAT, from the coding sequence GTGAATCTGGACGACTTCTCCGACCTGATCGAACGCCCCGACGGCGGCGTACGGCGCGATGCCGAGGAACGCCGGGAACGCATGGCCGTTCCCGTCGGCGCCCTCGGCCGATTGGACGAGCTGGGCGAATGGCTCTCGGCCGCGCAGCAATCCGTACCGGTCAAGGCGATCGAGCAGCCGCGCGTGGTGCTCTTCGCCGGCGATCACGGGGTCGCCGGACTGGGTGTCTCCGGGCGCGCGGCCGGAACCGCGCACGAGCTGGTGCGGGCCACGCTGGACGGCGCGACGCCGCTCGCGGTGCTGGCCCGGCAGTTCTCCGTACCGGTACGGATCGTCGACGCCGGCCTGGACTGCGATCCGGAGCTGCTGCCCGAGTCGGTGGTACGTCATCGGGTGCGGCGCGGCAGCGGCCGGATCGACATCGAGGACGCGCTGACGGCCGAGGAGGCCGAGCAGGCGGTACGGCTCGGCATGGCGATCGCCGACGAGGAGGCCGACTCGGGCACCGATCTGGTGGTGCTCGGCGACCTGAGCGTGGGCGGGACGACGGCCGCGGCCACGCTGGTCGCGGCGCTGTGCGGTACGGACGCCTCGGTGGTGACCGGGCGCGGCGGCACGGGCATCGACGATCTGGCGTGGATGCGCAAGTGTGCGGCGATCCGGGACTCGCTTCGGCGGGCCCGGCCGGTCCTCGGTGACCAGATGGAGCTGCTGGCCACGGTGGGCGGCGCGGATCTGGCGGCGATGACCGGGTTCCTGCTGCAGTGCGCGGTGCGCAGGCTGCCGGTGATCCTGGACGGCGTGGTCTCCGCGGCCTGTGCGCTGGTGGGGCAGCGGGCCGCCTTCCGGGCGCCGGACTGGTGGCTGGCGGGTCAGGCGAGCGGCGAGCCGGCGCAGGCCAAGGCCCTGGACCGGATGGCGCTCAACCCCTTGCTGGACCACGGCGTCATCGTGGGGGAAGGGAGCGGGGCATTGCTCGCACTCCCGCTGGTCCGGGCGGCGGCCGCACTCGCGGCCGAACTGCCCGAACGCGAACCTGTCGCCGAGGAGGAGAAGGACGGCGCCGAAGAGGGAGCCGGGGCGGGCGCCGCCGCGTACGGCGACGCGACCTGA